A DNA window from Daucus carota subsp. sativus chromosome 3, DH1 v3.0, whole genome shotgun sequence contains the following coding sequences:
- the LOC135151605 gene encoding receptor-like protein 47 gives MAYSAKTSHLLLFVFFLSSLESILSTRREGEALVKWKNSLAPSSFLDSWSLTNLENLCNWTGITCNSAGSVSEINLCEKQLDGMLSEFGFTSFPNLNSLTLADNFFSGPIPPAIQNLTRLQYLDLSLNYLNGTMPFLRILNLSSNPLASKFPDFISSSQSLTHLDLSYNMFTGDLACEPLFANLHNLEVLSLVENSFEGPFPPDIFRLSKLKHLSLSVNKLSGSIPNDIRLLCDLEYLYLANNSFEGPLPPNIFKLSKLKHLVLWGNKFSGSVSNDIGLLSALEALDLYSNFFEGPLPPNIFKLSKLRILSLGNNNFSGSVSNNIGLLPELETLCLDSNLFEGPLPPHIFTLSKLRYLDLSNNRNLFERSIPIGLGLLTNLRYLDLYSSNLSGYIPSDIGNLKLLVGLNLGSNKLTGPVSKIVSNLTNLIFLSVRNNSLSGNIQSDLWNFPKEYNNHPTLEYIDLSGNHFTGELPTTICNVTSLSVLDLSNNGLSGALPNCFGNLADGLLYLNLANNQFRGTIPTTFSRSCRLKYLNMDNNEFEGLMPPSLANCKNLRILDIGNNKIGGTFPSWLYALGELEVLVLRSNKLYGTISGRSIEDPFPKLRIVDLSNNQFTGHLPIQYFKNMKSTDNLYRYQNDTGDFIFHYEASVSLTVKGTEYEVKNILHIYTAIDLSCNKFQGEIPKVTGELRWLALLNLSHNSLTGPLPSLLGNMEALQSLDLSSNQLTGAIPPQLTALTFLEVLNLSRNHLSGEIPEKGQFSTFNNDSYLENSALCGSPLTKKCVNTASPPQEVGNGDEDDAGDELTWEAIVMGYGCGLICGLSSAYIVLKLGRPWWFVRYVEVLQLKLMKRYA, from the exons ATGGCATACTCTGCAAAGACTTCTCACCTTcttctctttgttttctttctctCATCACTTGAATCCATTCTTTCAACAAGACGAGAGGGAGAAGCTCTTGTGAAGTGGAAGAATAGCCTAGCCCCTTCTTCTTTTCTCGACTCTTGGTCACTCACCAATCTCGAAAATCTTTGTAACTGGACTGGCATTACTTGTAACTCTGCAGGTTCAGTCTCTGAGATTAACCTTTGTGAGAAACAACTTGATGGAATGCTGTCCGAGTTTGGTTTCACTTCATTTCCAAATCTAAACAGTCTCACCCTCGCAGACAACTTCTTCTCGGGTCCAATACCACCAGCCATTCAGAACTTAACAAGGCTTCAATACCTTGATTTAAGCTTGAATTATCTCAATGGTACCATGCCTTTCTTGCGCATCCTCAACCTCAGTAGCAATCCTCTTGCGTCGAAATTCCCAGATTTTATATCCAGTTCTCAAAGCCTGACTCACCTTGACctttcatataacatgtttaccggTGATCTAGCATGTGAACCATTATTTGCCAACCTGCATAATCTTGAAGTCCTCAGTCTCGTTGAAAATTCTTTTGAGGGGCCATTTCCACCGGATATATTCAGGCTTTCCAAATTAAAACATCTTAGCCTGTCAGTTAACAAACTTTCAGGTTCAATTCCCAATGACATAAGGTTGCTTTGTGATCTTGAATACCTATATTTAGCCAACAATTCCTTTGAAGGACCACTTCCACCAAATATATTCaagctttcaaaattaaaacatcttGTTCTTTGGGGTAATAAGTTTTCAGGTTCTGTTTCCAATGATATAGGTTTGCTTTCGGCGCTTGAAGCCCTCGAtctttattctaatttttttgagggGCCGCTTCCACCAAATATATTCAAGCTCTCAAAACTAAGGATTCTTTCCCTTGGGAACAATAACTTTTCAGGTTCTGTCTCTAATAATATAGGTTTGCTTCCTGAGCTTGAAACCCTATGTCTTGACTCTAATTTGTTTGAGGGGCCGCTTCCCCCACATATATTCACGCTCTCTAAATTAAGATATCTAGACCTCTCAAACAatagaaatttatttgaaagaagTATTCCTATTGGATTGGGACTCTTGACTAACCTCAGGTACTTAGATCTATATTCCAGTAATCTCAGCGGCTATATTCCATCTGACATTGGAAACCTGAAGCTACTAGTAGGTCTTAATCTCGGTTCTAATAAATTGACTGGACCAGTTTCAAAGATCGTTTCTAATCTCACAAATCTTATATTTCTTAGTGTAAGAAATAATAGTCTTAGTGGAAATATTCAGAGTGACTTGTGGAACTTCCCTAAGGAATATAACAATCATCCAACTTTGGAATACATCGATTTAAGTGGGAACCATTTTACAG GTGAGCTTCCAACAACAATTTGCAATGTCACTTCCCTTTCGGTTCTTGATTTGTCAAATAATGGATTAAGTGGTGCACTTCCAAACTGTTTCGGGAATCTTGCTGATGGATTGCTTTACCTTAATCTTGCTAATAATCAGTTTCGAGGAACAATACCAACTACTTTCTCCAGGAGTTGTCGGCTGAAATATCTAAACATGGATAATAATGAGTTTGAAGGATTGATGCCCCCATCTTTGGCGAACTGTAAGAACTTGAGAATTCTTGATATTGGCAACAATAAAATAGGTGGTACATTTCCGTCATGGCTTTATGCACTTGGAGAGCTAGAAGTCCTTGTCTTGCGATCAAATAAACTCTATGGTACAATAAGTGGAAGGAGCATAGAAGATCCCTTCCCCAAGTTGCGGATTGTGGATCTGTCCAACAATCAATTCACAGGCCATTTGCCAATTCAATACTTTAAGAATATGAAATCAACTGATAATTTGTATCGTTATCAGAATGACACAGGAGATTTTATTTTCCATTATGAAGCATCTGTCTCATTAACTGTGAAGGGAACAGAGTATGAAGTGAAAAATATCCTTCATATTTACACAGCCATTGATCTGTCGTGCAACAAATTTCAGGGAGAAATTCCAAAGGTTACTGGAGAGCTTAGATGGCTTGCATTGCTCAACTTATCTCATAATAGTCTTACTGGACCTCTCCCATCACTGCTTGGAAATATGGAAGCACTCCAATCTTTAGATTTGTCTTCAAATCAACTGACAGGGGCTATTCCACCTCAGTTAACCGCATTGACATTTCTAGAAGTCTTAAACCTCTCGAGAAACCATCTTAGTGGAGAGATTCCTGAGAAAGGACAGTTCAGCACATTCAACAATGACTCTTATCTAGAAAACTCTGCGTTATGTGGATCACCCTTGACGAAGAAATGTGTAAACACTGCATCACCCCCACAGGAAGTCGGAAatggtgatgaagatgatgctGGTGATGAGTTGACATGGGAAGCAATCGTGATGGGATATGGATGTGGACTGATATGTGGATTGTCATCTGCATACATTGTTCTCAAACTAGGAAGGCCTTGGTGGTTTGTGAGATATGTCGAAGTACTGCAACTGAAGTTGATGAAAAGATATGCATGA
- the LOC108212960 gene encoding protein MAIN-LIKE 1-like — protein sequence MDPAAYHPGPVNGTLLTLQDTHRSTFVWNSSTDIPDLRVRTNFGEYWNVVDQTRPPQTIIDAINDAGFEWVFKLGQVKHDRGLITAFIERWRPETHTFHLPFGEATITLEDVHHILGLRTTGRPFILHGFTTTPRERLAMIRDVLGVTPKPADVRKNGLRIGWLIEKFGDCARLDEAAEDFDAQTIFHIRAHLLCVIGSLFPDSSGNYVNLNLLWMLRDLQSVDGYSWGSAVLAYLYRKMCDSTHKVTKNFAGYATLVQLVIYL from the exons ATGGATCCTGCAGCTTATCATCCCGGGCCGGTTAACGGCACTTTGTTGACATTGCAGGACACGCATAGGTCCACTTTTGTGTGGAACAGTAGTACG GACATTCCTGATCTTAGAGTCAGGACGAACTTCGGTGAGTACTGGAATGTAGTTGACCAAACCAGGCCGCCTCAGACGATAATAGATGCTATTAATGATGCGGGCTTTGAGTGGGTGTTCAAGTTGGGTCAGGTCAAGCATGACAGGGGCTTGATCACTGCTTTTATCGAGAGGTGGCGTCCAGAGACGCACACTTTTCATCTACCTTTCGGGGAGGCCACCATTACACTGGAGGATGTCCATCACATTCTCGGGTTACGAACCACTGGCCGGCCATTTATTCTACATGGCTTCACCACCACACCTCGCGAGAGATTGGCCATGATACGCGATGTTCTTGGAGTGACTCCTAAGCCGGCTGATGTGAGGAAGAACGGCTTGAGGATCGGTTGGTTGATTGAAAAATTTGGCGACTGTGCCCGGTTGGACGAGGCAGCGGAGGATTTTGATGCACAGACTATCTTTCACATCAGGGCACACCTACTGTGTGTTATTGGATCGTTGTTTCCTGATAGCAGCGGGAACTATGTGAATCTCAACCTCCTTTGGATGCTACGTGACTTGCAGAGCGTGGATGGTTATAGCTGGGGGAGTGCTGTTCTTGCATACCTTTATAGGAAGATGTGCGATTCCACCCATAAAGTCACAAAAAACTTCGCTGGATACGCCACGTTAGTACAG CTTGTAATATACTTGTAA
- the LOC135151735 gene encoding uncharacterized protein LOC135151735, which yields MIEANFRWRPYADLDDEHQPEYDLYLRWTAPTPLLYMAYVEWCYTDRVTRQFGFVQDIPTSSPRANHSNLHTIVNEGINWEGARESYTRLWDRSLERALTSPPLMFGEGCTAAYMPWFLAVTRRYIVNPVYWRTAEAFQGTQGATQALEDQLLDMESAIDPATLDLSRAQRIVQGLLGRFRGSSNPSRHRGRPPVTPVEPEPGTYYTHVASGSSDTGGWSHLVGTSSSPVGDVAGTSRADGWESWPASTVGPSTYAGDDYEGGPRGFTVRLEDDHDMSAEGQSQESYQFQDADAYRPDMSFLRDQYTTPPPQVPVPSFASQSYIFGAPAFPFAPPPERSTPTPIQMSTFASYTGQSSPWAPPSTAVAGHSEVEEQPEDEHRQQPPRAAKGKGRRCHTGSHIFGHKKK from the exons ATGATTGAGGCAAATTTTCGGTGGAGGCCGTATGCAGATCTAGATGACGAGCATCAGCCTGAGTATGATTTGTACCTGCGTTGGACTGCTCCTACGCCTTTGTTGTACATGGCCTATGTCGAGTGGTGTTATACTGATAGGGTGACGAGGCAGTTCGGGTTCGTGCAGGACATACCCACATCCTCTCCACGTGCGAATCATAGTAACCTGCACACCATTGTCAACGAGGGGATTAACTGGGAGGGCGCCAGGGAGTCTTACACTCGTCTATGGGATAGGTCCCTCGAGCGAGCTCTTACATCTCCCCCACTCATGTTTGGCGAGGGTTGCACTGCGGCATACATGCCTTGGTTTCTTGCAGTGACACGTAGATACATTGTAAACCCCGTCTATTGGAGGACTGCAGAGGCTTTCCAGGGCACACAGGGTGCCACACAGGCACTG GAGGATCAGCTTCTAGATATGGAGAGTGCCATTGACCCTGCTACCCTGGATCTTTCTCGGGCACAGAGGATTGTACAGGGGTTGTTAGGACGTTTTAGGGGTTCAAGCAACCCTAGCAGACACAGAGGACGGCCACCAGTTACACCAGTTGAGCCGGAGCCAGGCACGTACTACACTCACGTGGCCAGTGGTAGCTCAGACACGGGAGGTTGGTCAcacctggttggcacttcttcTTCGCCGGTTGGGGATGTAGCGGGTACTTCTAGGGCGGATGGATGGGAGTCCTGGCCCGCGTCGACGGTCGGGCCATCTACATATGCAGGGGATGACTACGAGGGTGGTCCACGTGGCTTTACGGTCAGATTAGAGGATGACCACGACATGTCTGCTGAGGGTCAGTCGCAGGAGTCATACCAGTTCCAGGATGCAGATGCTTATCGTCCTGACATGTCTTTCCTGAGGGATCAGTACACCACACCTCCGCCACAGGTCCCGGTGCCGTCATTTGCTAGCCAGTCCTACATCTTCGGGGCACCCGCGTTTCCATTCGCACCGCCACCAGAGAGGTCCACTCCCACTCCTATACAGATGTCCACTTTTGCTTCGTACACTGGTCAGAGTAGTCCATGGGCGCCCCCCAGCACAGCAGTAGCAGGGCACTCCGAGGTCGAGGAGCAACCTGAGGATGAGCATCGACAGCAGCCACCTAGAGCTGCGAAGGGAAAGGGTCGAAGATGTCACACTGGAAGCCACATCTTCGGCCATAAGAAGAAGTAG
- the LOC108213982 gene encoding uncharacterized protein LOC108213982 isoform X1, producing the protein MFQTRHVLTWQIKLSKIWEGVSPLRSPTSTLSGSLNFGILVSLASGVGLHDSVLSTSNGKKACRNVSNTLNEIKVTSLLLGSLYRRLIIRYVPVLLRIVTPFLCTIADPLLGVL; encoded by the exons ATGTTCCAGACCCGACATGTCCTTACTTGGCAGATCAAGTTATCCAAGATTTGGGAAGGAGTTTCGCCTTTGAGATCTCCAACAA gTACACTAAGTGGTTCACTCAATTTTGGCATTTTAGTATCATTGGCAAGTGGTGTAGGACTCCATGATTCTGTGTTGTCCACAAGCAACGGAAAAAAAGCCTGCAGAAATGTTTCGAATACTTTGAACGAAATAAAG GTAACATCTTTGCTTTTAGGCTCTTTATATCGCCGAT TGATAATCAGATATGTACCGGTTTTGCTTCGCATAGTCACACCTTTTCTTTGTACAATTGCAGACCCACTTTTAGGGGTATTATGA
- the LOC108213982 gene encoding uncharacterized protein LOC108213982 isoform X2, with translation MFQTRHVLTWQIKLSKIWEGVSPLRSPTSTLSGSLNFGILVSLASGVGLHDSVLSTSNGKKACRNVSNTLNEIKVTSLLLGSLYRRYPLLGVL, from the exons ATGTTCCAGACCCGACATGTCCTTACTTGGCAGATCAAGTTATCCAAGATTTGGGAAGGAGTTTCGCCTTTGAGATCTCCAACAA gTACACTAAGTGGTTCACTCAATTTTGGCATTTTAGTATCATTGGCAAGTGGTGTAGGACTCCATGATTCTGTGTTGTCCACAAGCAACGGAAAAAAAGCCTGCAGAAATGTTTCGAATACTTTGAACGAAATAAAG GTAACATCTTTGCTTTTAGGCTCTTTATATCGCCGAT ACCCACTTTTAGGGGTATTATGA
- the LOC108212961 gene encoding receptor-like protein 9DC3 — MEALLSLDLSSNQLTGAIPHQLTKLTFLKVLNLSGNNLTGEIPQKGQFSTFGNESYLGNPALCGLPLTEKCMHAVSPTQEVGNGDTDEDDDADDELNWEAILMGYGCGLICGLSLGYIVFKIGKPWWFVKYIKILQLKLMKTCTKHSRRKT; from the coding sequence ATGGAAGCACTCCTATCTCTAGATTTGTCTTCAAATCAATTGACAGGGGCTATTCCACACCAATTAACTAAATTGACATTTCTAAAGGTGTTGAACCTCTCGGGAAATAATCTTACTGGGGAAATCCCGCAAAAAGGGCAATTCAGCACTTTTGGAAATGAGTCATACTTGGGGAACCCGGCCTTGTGTGGACTTCCTTTGACGGAAAAATGCATGCATGCAGTGTCACCAACTCAAGAAGTCGGAAATGGTGATACTGATGAAGATGACGATGCTGATGATGAACTTAATTGGGAAGCCATCCTGATGGGATATGGATGTGGATTGATATGCGGATTGTCTTTGGGGTACATTGTTTTCAAGATAGGAAAGCCTTGGTGGTTTGtgaaatacattaaaatactacAACTGAAATTGATGAAAACATGCACAAAGCATAGCAGACGAAAGACTTGA
- the LOC108214301 gene encoding receptor-like protein 47 yields the protein MAPFLKPSHLLLFVFFLSSPESILATTREGEALVKWKNSLAPSSFLDSWSLTHLDNLCNWTGITCNSAGSVSKINLFEKQLNGMLSEFGFTSFPNLSNLTLTYNFFSGPIPPAIENLTQLRYLDLSYNYLDGPIPFQVSHLQSLLILNLSQNALQAPNWSHFSPMPFLRILNLSYNPLASKFPNFISNSHSLTHLSLNFNEFTGDLVRESIFANLHNLEVLSLLGNFFEGPFPPDIFKLSKLKHLHLSGNKFSGSIPNDIRLLCGLENLFLSNNSFEGPLPPNIFKLSKLKQLVLWSNNFSGSISNDIGLLSELETLNLQFNFFEGPLPPHIFRLSKLTGLELGDNRNLFEGSNIPIGLGLLTNLRYLDLHSSNLSGYIPSDIGNLKLLVLLSLGSNQLTGPLSKIVYNLTNLIFLDVSNNSLSGNIQSDLWKYNHHPTLEYIDFSGNHFTGELPTTICNVMSLSVLDLSNNELSGALPNCFGNLADGLLYINLANNQFRGTIPTTFSRSCQLTYLNMDNNEFEGLLHPSLANCKHLRILDIGNNKIGGTFPSWLYVLGELEVLVLRSNKLYGTISGRSIEDPFPKLRIVDLSNNQFTGHLPIQYFKNMKSTDNLYRYQNSTKVFSFHYEASVSLTVKGTEYEVKNILHIYTAIDLSCNKFQGEIPDVIGELKWLALLNLSHNSLTGPIPSLLRNMKGLQSLDLSSNQLTGAIPPQITALTFLEVLNLSGNHLSGEIPQKGQFSTFNNDSYIGNSALCGSPLTKTCANTASPPQEVGNVDEDDAGDELTWEAILMGYGCGLICGLSSAYIVLKLGKPWWFMRYLEVLQQKLMKRYA from the exons ATGGCACCCTTCCTAAAGCCTTCTCACCTTcttctctttgttttctttctctCATCACCTGAGTCCATTCTTGCGACAACACGAGAAGGAGAAGCTCTTGTGAAGTGGAAGAATAGCCTAgccccttcttcttttcttgattCTTGGTCACTCACTCATCTCGATAATCTTTGTAACTGGACTGGCATTACTTGTAACTCTGCAGGTTCAGTCTCTAAGATTAACCTTTTTGAGAAACAACTTAATGGAATGCTGTCCGAGTTTGGTTTCACTTCATTTCCAAATCTCAGCAATCTCACCCTCACATACAACTTCTTCTCGGGTCCCATACCACCAGCCATTGAGAATTTAACCCAGCTTCGGTATCTTGATTTGAGCTATAATTATCTGGATGGTCCCATTCCGTTCCAGGTTAGCCATCTTCAGAGCTTGCTCATCTTGAACCTGTCACAGAATGCATTGCAAGCTCCAAATTGGTCCCATTTCTCTCCCATGCCTTTCTTGCGCATCCTCAACCTCAGTTACAATCCTCTTGCGTCGAAATTCCCAAATTTTATATCCAATTCTCATAGCCTGACTCACCTTAGCCTTAATTTTAATGAGTTTACTGGTGATCTAGTACGTGAATCAATATTTGCCAATCTGCATAATCTTGAAGTCCTCAGTCTTCTTGGCAATTTTTTTGAGGGGCCATTTCCGCCAGATATATTCAAGCTTTCCAAATTAAAACATCTTCACCTGTCAGGTAACAAATTCTCAGGTTCAATTCCAAATGACATAAGGTTGCTTTGTGGTCTTGAAAACCTATTTTTAAGCAACAATTCCTTTGAAGGACCGCTTCCACCAAATATATTTaagctttcaaaattaaaacaacttgttCTTTGGAGTAATAATTTTTCAGGTTCTATTTCCAATGATATAGGTTTGCTTTCTGAACTTGAAACCCTCAAtcttcaatttaatttttttgagggGCCGCTTCCCCCACATATATTTAGGCTCTCTAAGTTAACAGGTCTAGAACTCGGAGACAATAGAAATTTATTTGAAGGAAGTAATATTCCTATCGGACTGGGACTCTTGACTAACCTCAGGTACTTAGATTTACATTCCAGTAATCTCAGTGGCTATATTCCATCTGACATTGGAAACCTGAAGCTACTAGTACTTCTTAGTCTCGGTTCTAATCAATTGACTGGACCGCTTTCAAAGATCGTTTATAATCTCACAAATCTTATATTTCTTGATGTAAGTAATAATAGTCTTAGTGGAAATATTCAGAGTGACTTGTGGAAATATAACCATCATCCTACTTTGGAATACATCGATTTTAGTGGGAACCATTTTACAG GTGAGCTTCCAACAACAATTTGCAATGTCATGTCCCTTTCGGTTCTTGATTTGTCAAATAATGAATTAAGTGGTGCACTTCCAAACTGTTTCGGGAATCTTGCTGATGGATTGCTTTACATTAATCTTGCTAATAATCAGTTTCGAGGAACAATACCAACTACTTTCTCCAGGAGTTGTCAGCTGACATATCTAAACATGGATAATAATGAGTTTGAAGGACTGTTGCACCCATCTTTGGCGAACTGTAAGCACTTGAGAATTCTTGATATTGGCAATAATAAAATAGGTGGTACATTTCCGTCATGGCTTTATGTACTTGGAGAGCTAGAAGTCCTTGTCTTGCGATCAAATAAACTCTATGGCACAATAAGTGGAAGGAGCATAGAAGATCCCTTCCCCAAGTTGCGGATTGTGGATCTGTCCAACAATCAATTCACAGGCCATTTGCCAATTCAATACTTTAAGAATATGAAATCAACTGATAATTTGTATCGTTATCAGAATTCCACAAAAGTTTTTTCTTTCCATTATGAAGCATCTGTCTCATTAACTGTGAAGGGAACAGAGTATGAAGTGAAAAATATCCTTCATATTTACACAGCCATTGATCTGTCCTGCAACAAGTTTCAAGGAGAAATTCCTGACGTTATTGGAGAGCTTAAATGGCTTGCATTGCTCAACTTATCTCATAATAGTCTGACAGGACCTATCCCATCATTACTGCGAAATATGAAAGGACTCCAATCTTTAGATTTGTCCTCAAATCAACTGACAGGGGCTATTCCACCTCAGATAACTGCACTGACATTTCTAGAAGTCTTAAACCTCTCGGGAAACCATCTTAGTGGAGAGATTCCTCAGAAAGGACAATTCAGCACATTCAACAATGATTCTTATATAGGAAACTCCGCATTATGTGGATCACCATTGACGAAGACATGTGCAAACACAGCATCACCTCCACAAGAAGTCGGAAatgttgatgaagatgatgcgGGTGATGAATTGACATGGGAAGCAATCTTGATGGGATATGGATGTGGACTGATATGTGGATTGTCATCTGCATACATTGTTCTCAAACTAGGAAAGCCTTGGTGGTTTATGAGATATCTCGAAGTACTGCAACAGAAGTTGATGAAAAGATATGCATGA